In Odocoileus virginianus isolate 20LAN1187 ecotype Illinois unplaced genomic scaffold, Ovbor_1.2 Unplaced_Contig_10, whole genome shotgun sequence, the following are encoded in one genomic region:
- the SFT2D3 gene encoding vesicle transport protein SFT2C → MADLNRQLQEYLAQGKAGGPAAAEPLLAAGEAKEPAAGAGAWLGRAGLRWTWTQSPAEQAAGQTCLPSVTRTQRLMASGVCLLLAAFCFGLAALYAPVLLLRARKFALLWSLGSALALAGGTLLRGGAACGRLLRGEEAPSRPALLYVVALGATLYAALCLRSTLLTALGACAQVAALLAALLGVLPRGAGTALRITLGRLGPGAALAKALPV, encoded by the coding sequence ATGGCGGACCTCAACCGCCAGCTGCAGGAATATCTGGCGCAGGGGAAAGCGGGCGGCCCAGCGGCCGCGGAGCCACTGCTCGCCGCGGGCGAGGCGAAGGAGCCCGCGGCGGGGGCCGGGGCGTGGTTGGGCCGCGCGGGCCTGCGCTGGACGTGGACGCAGAGCCCCGCGGAGCAGGCGGCGGGACAGACGTGTCTGCCCAGCGTGACGCGCACTCAGCGGCTGATGGCGAGTGGCGTGTGCCTGCTGCTGGCTGCGTTCTGCTTCGGCCTGGCCGCACTCTACGCGCCTGTACTGCTGCTACGCGCCCGGAAGTTCGCGCTGCTGTGGTCGCTGGGTTCTGCGCTGGCACTAGCGGGAGGCACACTCCTGCGAGGCGGCGCAGCGTGTGGACGCCTGCTGCGCGGAGAGGAGGCGCCCTCCCGGCCCGCGCTGCTCTACGTGGTCGCGCTAGGCGCGACGCTATACGCGGCGCTGTGTCTGCGGAGTACGTTGCTCACAGCGCTGGGCGCCTGCGCACAAGTGGCCGCACTGCTGGCCGCGTTGCTAGGCGTGCTACCGCGGGGCGCGGGCACCGCTCTGCGCATCACGCTCGGGCGCTTGGGCCCAGGCGCCGCCCTCGCCAAGGCACTCCCCGTTTGA
- the LOC139033933 gene encoding collagen, type I, alpha 1b-like, with the protein MPRTHGRTGRGPQQTGARARPRTQGRTGRGPRQTGARARPRTHGRTGRGPGHTGGRGEARDTREHGARPGTHGSTGRGPGHTGGRGEARGRREHGQGPGHTGGRGEARGRREHGRGPGHTGGRGEARGRREHGRGPGHTGGRGEAPDTREDGARPAADGSTGKAQDTREDGARPGTHGRTGRGPGHTGGRGEARDTREHGARPGTHRRTGRGPRQTGARARPRTHGRTGGGPRQTGARARPRTHGRTGRGPGHTGGRGEARGRREHGRGPGHTGGRGEARSRREHGQGPGHTGGRSEARDTREDGARPGTHGRTGRGPGHTGARGEARDTREDGARPAADGSTGEAQDTREDGARPAADGSTGEAPDTREDGARPGTHGSTGRGPGHTGGRGEARGRREHGRGPGHTGGRGEARGRREHGRGPGHTGGRGEARGRREARARPRTHGRTGRGPRQTGARARPRTHGRTGRGPRQTGARARPRTHGRTGRGPRQTGARARPRTHGRTGRGRRQTGARARPRTHGSTGEAQDTREDGARPRTHGSTGKAQDTREDGARPAADGSTGEAPDTREDGARPAADGSTGEAQDTREDGARPAADGSTGEAQDTREHGRGPGHTGGRGEAQDTREHGQGPGHTGGRGEARGRREHRARPRTHGSTGEAQDTREHGARLQTDRSTGRGPGHTGARGEARDTREHGARPAADGSTGRGPGHREARGKARDTREHGAGPGTQGSTPPHTN; encoded by the coding sequence ATGCCCCGGACACATGGGAGGACGGGGCGAGGCCCGCAGCAGACGGGAGCACGGGCGAGGCCCAGGACACAAGGGAGGACGGGGCGAGGCCCGCGGCAGACGGGAGCACGGGCAAGGCCCAGGACACACGGGAGGACGGGGCGAGGCCCGGGACACACGGGAGGACGGGGCGAGGCCCGGGACACACGGGAGCACGGGGCGAGGCCCGGGACACACGGGAGCACGGGGCGAGGCCCAGGACACACGGGAGGACGGGGCGAGGCCCGCGGCAGACGGGAGCACGGGCAAGGCCCAGGACACACGGGAGGACGGGGTGAGGCCCGCGGCAGACGGGAGCACGGGCGAGGCCCCGGACACACGGGAGGACGGGGCGAGGCCCGCGGCAGACGGGAGCACGGGCGAGGCCCCGGACACACGGGAGGACGGGGCGAGGCCCCGGACACACGGGAGGACGGGGCGAGGCCCGCAGCAGACGGGAGCACGGGCAAGGCCCAGGACACACGGGAGGACGGAGCGAGGCCCGGGACACACGGGAGGACGGGGCGAGGCCCGGGACACACGGGAGGACGGGGTGAGGCCCGGGACACACGGGAGCACGGGGCGAGGCCCGGGACACACAGGAGGACGGGGCGAGGCCCGCGGCAGACGGGAGCACGGGCGAGGCCCAGGACACACGGGAGGACGGGGGGAGGCCCGCGGCAGACGGGAGCACGGGCGAGGCCCCGGACACACGGGAGGACGGGGCGAGGCCCCGGACACACGGGAGGACGGGGCGAGGCCCGCGGCAGACGGGAGCACGGGCGAGGCCCCGGACACACGGGAGGACGGGGCGAGGCCCGCAGCAGACGGGAGCACGGGCAAGGCCCAGGACACACGGGAGGACGGAGCGAGGCCCGGGACACACGGGAGGACGGGGCGAGGCCCGGGACACACGGGAGGACGGGGCGAGGCCCGGGACACACGGGAGCACGGGGCGAGGCCCGGGACACACGGGAGGACGGGGCGAGGCCCGCGGCAGACGGGAGCACGGGCGAGGCCCAGGACACACGGGAGGACGGGGCGAGGCCCGCGGCAGACGGGAGCACGGGCGAGGCCCCGGACACACGGGAGGACGGGGCGAGGCCCGGGACACACGGGAGCACGGGGCGAGGCCCGGGACACACGGGAGGACGGGGCGAGGCCCGCGGCAGACGGGAGCACGGGCGAGGCCCAGGACACACGGGAGGACGGGGCGAGGCCCGCGGCAGACGGGAGCACGGGCGAGGCCCCGGACACACGGGAGGACGGGGCGAGGCCCGCGGCAGACGGGAGGCACGGGCGAGGCCCCGGACACACGGGAGGACGGGGCGAGGCCCGCGGCAGACGGGAGCACGGGCGAGGCCCCGGACACACGGGAGGACGGGGCGAGGCCCGCGGCAGACGGGAGCACGGGCGAGGCCCCGGACACACGGGAGGACGGGGCGAGGCCCGCGGCAGACGGGAGCACGGGCGAGGCCCAGGACACACGGGAGGACGGGGCGAGGCCGGCGGCAGACGGGAGCACGGGCGAGGCCCAGGACACACGGGAGCACGGGCGAGGCCCAGGACACACGGGAGGACGGGGCGAGGCCCAGGACACACGGGAGCACGGGCAAGGCCCAGGACACACGGGAGGACGGGGCGAGGCCCGCGGCAGACGGGAGCACGGGCGAGGCCCCGGACACACGGGAGGACGGGGCGAGGCCCGCGGCAGACGGGAGCACGGGCGAGGCCCAGGACACACGGGAGGACGGGGCGAGGCCGGCGGCAGACGGGAGCACGGGCGAGGCCCAGGACACACGGGAGCACGGGCGAGGCCCAGGACACACGGGAGGACGGGGCGAGGCCCAGGACACACGGGAGCACGGGCAAGGCCCAGGACACACGGGAGGACGGGGCGAGGCCCGCGGCAGACGGGAGCACAGGGCGAGGCCCCGGACACACGGAAGCACGGGCGAGGCCCAGGACACACGGGAGCACGGGGCGAGGCtccagacagacaggagcacggGGCGAGGCCCAGGACACACGGGAGCACGGGGCGAGGCCCGGGACACACGGGAGCACGGGGCAAGGCCCGCGGCAGACGGGAGCACAGGGCGAGGCCCGGGACACAGGGAAGCACGGGGCAAGGCCCGGGACACACGGGAGCACGGGGCGGGGCCCGGGACACAGGGGAGCACACCTCCTCATACAAACTGA